From Haloarcula sp. CBA1127, a single genomic window includes:
- a CDS encoding helix-turn-helix domain-containing protein, producing MRYSGEWMVLLDDRILEHLEGTETTTAKELSEQDFIVRSRQQVSNRLNKLAEHGLVKDLGNGVYRITERGEKYLVGEIDTSENAPDEIESHSDDGPSASENHEQA from the coding sequence ATGAGATACAGCGGCGAGTGGATGGTATTGCTTGATGATAGGATATTGGAACATTTGGAGGGCACTGAAACAACTACCGCTAAGGAGCTATCCGAGCAGGATTTCATCGTACGGAGTCGACAACAGGTGTCTAACCGCTTGAACAAGTTGGCTGAACACGGTCTTGTGAAGGACCTTGGGAACGGTGTCTATCGAATCACAGAACGGGGAGAGAAGTACCTAGTTGGTGAGATTGACACTTCCGAAAATGCACCTGATGAAATTGAGTCGCATAGCGACGACGGCCCCAGCGCAAGCGAGAATCACGAACAGGCGTGA
- a CDS encoding alginate lyase family protein, with the protein MFVHLDTLAAIQSRVENGDSPWTGAHEAFMSDVRDAMAADPESVTDNGDGHEFKTKGPEDPEARKDYVAAIRTGDRIRDLGLAYQYTDADQYAEKATELLDHWFLRSETHMAPVKTNSIEQFITLPKMWWGAELVRGHEAWNDDSVGTEADLQEWIRTFLDDVGHGIPTEMGQQNIFNWQEMTHAAGAVYLRDWDWFRKAMQRNRETGFNQLREDGLLENEITRASSLAYSLYAAKALVTAAELSRLYADKLDGPTLYEYRKFDGDRSAIERILDAHAPYVADPEAWEAMGEGDPDRFVNSDGFPARKQESASSLYEVAYSYYEKDTYLKALKQSGQPVKNVPTYVSAQQAAIDDPDRPHRDERILGWTTFTHGERFRLDL; encoded by the coding sequence ATGTTCGTCCATCTCGATACGCTGGCCGCGATACAGTCCCGTGTCGAGAACGGCGACAGCCCGTGGACGGGGGCCCACGAGGCCTTCATGAGTGATGTCCGCGATGCGATGGCAGCGGATCCCGAGAGCGTCACGGACAACGGCGACGGCCACGAGTTCAAAACGAAAGGCCCCGAGGACCCCGAAGCACGCAAGGACTACGTTGCCGCCATCAGAACCGGAGACAGAATACGGGATCTGGGCCTCGCCTACCAGTACACCGACGCGGATCAGTACGCCGAGAAAGCCACCGAACTGCTGGACCACTGGTTCCTGCGGTCGGAGACCCATATGGCACCAGTAAAAACGAACAGCATCGAGCAGTTCATCACGCTCCCGAAAATGTGGTGGGGTGCGGAACTCGTTCGCGGCCACGAGGCGTGGAACGACGACAGCGTCGGCACGGAGGCTGACCTGCAGGAGTGGATACGGACGTTCCTGGACGACGTGGGCCACGGTATTCCGACCGAGATGGGGCAACAGAACATCTTCAACTGGCAGGAGATGACTCACGCCGCCGGTGCCGTGTATCTCCGGGACTGGGACTGGTTCCGGAAGGCCATGCAACGGAACCGTGAGACCGGCTTCAACCAACTCCGCGAGGACGGCCTGCTGGAAAACGAGATCACTCGTGCCTCGAGTCTGGCGTACTCGCTGTACGCGGCGAAGGCGCTGGTCACCGCCGCGGAACTCAGTCGACTCTACGCCGACAAACTCGACGGGCCCACACTGTACGAGTACCGGAAGTTCGACGGTGACAGGAGTGCTATCGAACGTATTCTCGATGCCCACGCGCCGTACGTGGCTGACCCGGAGGCCTGGGAAGCGATGGGCGAGGGGGACCCCGACCGGTTTGTCAACAGTGACGGCTTCCCCGCCAGAAAGCAGGAATCTGCGTCCTCACTGTACGAGGTGGCCTACTCGTACTACGAGAAAGACACGTACCTGAAAGCGCTCAAACAGAGCGGACAGCCGGTGAAGAACGTCCCGACGTACGTCTCGGCCCAGCAGGCGGCAATCGACGACCCCGACCGACCGCATCGCGACGAGCGCATCCTTGGCTGGACGACGTTCACGCACGGCGAGCGGTTCCGGCTTGACCTGTAA
- a CDS encoding transporter gives MRVSTIVILLGIALFVLPVPGTFIAGGLVLVAGGLARWGGL, from the coding sequence ATGAGAGTATCGACAATCGTCATCCTGCTCGGTATTGCATTGTTCGTCCTCCCGGTCCCCGGAACGTTCATCGCCGGGGGACTGGTCCTCGTCGCCGGCGGGTTGGCCCGGTGGGGCGGGCTCTGA
- a CDS encoding tyrosine-type recombinase/integrase, giving the protein MTRGGRRRGDPTELSPREACQRYLRRRRSDSTEKSVHGWEYRLKLFVEWCDSVGIETVGELRGYDLDEYYEMRSAEIAPATLEGEMWTLKMLFEFLEDLEAVDQGLSDKIRIPDLDPEDRSNDTKLAADKAAALLSYYRESDRDYGTRQHAFLELAWNTGARQGGLRALDLRDTELGSSPYVEFRHRPETDTPLKNKRRGERPVALPRETADALEAYINGRRYDVRDEHGRQPLLASASGRPTTNTIRVWSYLATLPCSYGMCPHEKDIEKCDWNEYAHASKCPSSRSPHQIRTGSITWHLNRGWPPEDVAERVNSSVSTIEDHYDKADPEQRRRRLRNRMEDRRRPLINELEFTQ; this is encoded by the coding sequence ATGACTCGCGGCGGTAGACGGCGGGGCGACCCTACAGAGCTATCTCCCCGCGAGGCTTGCCAGCGCTACCTTCGACGCCGTCGGTCAGACTCGACAGAGAAGAGCGTTCACGGCTGGGAGTACCGGCTGAAGCTCTTCGTTGAGTGGTGCGATTCCGTCGGTATAGAGACGGTCGGGGAACTGCGTGGCTACGATCTCGACGAGTACTACGAAATGCGGAGCGCGGAGATCGCGCCGGCCACGCTCGAAGGCGAGATGTGGACGCTGAAGATGCTCTTCGAGTTCCTCGAAGATCTTGAAGCGGTCGACCAAGGTCTATCAGACAAAATCCGCATTCCTGACCTTGACCCAGAGGACCGGTCAAACGATACGAAACTTGCTGCCGACAAAGCAGCCGCACTGCTGTCCTATTACCGTGAGAGCGACAGAGACTACGGAACTCGGCAACACGCGTTCCTTGAACTCGCGTGGAACACTGGCGCTCGACAGGGCGGCCTGCGGGCCCTGGACCTGCGGGACACGGAGCTGGGAAGTAGCCCCTACGTCGAGTTTCGCCACCGACCGGAGACGGACACCCCGCTGAAGAACAAGCGCCGCGGTGAGCGTCCGGTGGCGCTTCCGAGAGAGACGGCCGACGCGCTGGAGGCGTACATCAACGGCCGTCGGTACGATGTACGGGACGAGCATGGCCGTCAGCCGCTGCTGGCGAGCGCGAGTGGACGGCCGACGACCAACACCATTCGAGTGTGGAGCTACCTCGCCACGCTCCCGTGCAGCTACGGGATGTGCCCTCACGAGAAGGACATCGAGAAGTGCGACTGGAACGAGTACGCCCACGCCAGCAAGTGCCCGTCGAGCCGGTCCCCGCATCAGATTCGGACGGGTTCGATTACGTGGCACCTGAACCGAGGATGGCCGCCGGAGGACGTAGCGGAGCGCGTCAATTCCTCGGTGAGTACCATCGAGGACCACTACGACAAGGCAGACCCTGAACAGCGGCGGCGACGGCTTCGCAACCGGATGGAGGACCGCCGCCGACCACTGATCAACGAACTGGAGTTCACCCAATGA
- a CDS encoding VanZ family protein, translated as MDVSGFRRYLPAVGFSLLVLVTSLLPVPEGTGEQVPALLGFALDKWVHAASYGTLAVLLAWGRQARDVATVAALVAVSVCYGAGVELLQALVPSRGVSGADFVANAVGAVLAGLAWLVARRSGALSEQTDPQSRQ; from the coding sequence ATGGACGTGTCGGGGTTCCGCCGTTACCTCCCTGCAGTCGGGTTTTCCCTGTTGGTACTGGTCACATCGCTGCTTCCGGTTCCAGAAGGGACGGGCGAGCAGGTCCCCGCACTCCTCGGTTTCGCGCTGGATAAGTGGGTGCACGCGGCGAGTTACGGCACGTTGGCGGTGCTGCTCGCGTGGGGCCGACAGGCCCGCGATGTGGCTACGGTTGCAGCACTCGTGGCAGTCTCCGTCTGCTACGGGGCCGGAGTCGAACTTCTGCAGGCGCTTGTCCCGTCACGCGGTGTAAGTGGCGCTGACTTCGTAGCGAACGCTGTCGGGGCTGTTCTGGCCGGACTGGCGTGGCTCGTGGCCCGCCGCTCCGGCGCACTGTCCGAACAAACCGACCCACAATCCCGGCAGTAA
- a CDS encoding site-specific integrase gives MRLKDYDNDDGKRVWLSDDELTRFIEQAETPHQRLAFLLAGRVGLRRSEIIEVCPQDLVDGPTGDHIRVWESYAKRDKYREPPVPQEVVTIAETLAYQQDDDEPLLDVAGSTVYRWVRRAADALEEETGDRGWQFLDVHDLRRTWGTYLLEQGVIPSVVMSFGGWEDWDTFRKHYLGEFSPEAIRRERGKVDFLEGGDEESEVVHPGTKHSITEEKPIAQLVETPE, from the coding sequence ATGAGGCTGAAGGACTACGACAACGACGACGGGAAACGGGTGTGGCTGTCGGACGACGAACTAACGAGATTCATCGAGCAGGCTGAGACACCACACCAGCGGCTTGCCTTCCTGCTCGCCGGTCGGGTCGGACTCCGGCGCTCGGAAATCATCGAGGTATGTCCGCAAGACCTCGTCGACGGACCGACTGGCGATCACATCCGAGTCTGGGAGAGCTACGCGAAGCGGGACAAGTACCGAGAGCCACCAGTCCCGCAGGAAGTCGTTACCATCGCGGAGACGCTGGCGTACCAGCAGGACGACGACGAGCCGCTGCTGGACGTGGCTGGGTCAACTGTGTACCGCTGGGTCCGGCGTGCAGCTGACGCACTGGAAGAGGAAACCGGCGACAGGGGTTGGCAGTTCCTCGACGTTCACGATCTCCGGCGGACGTGGGGCACGTACCTACTGGAACAGGGTGTGATCCCGTCGGTCGTGATGTCCTTCGGGGGTTGGGAGGACTGGGACACGTTCAGGAAGCACTACCTCGGAGAGTTCAGCCCGGAGGCGATTCGTCGAGAGCGCGGCAAGGTCGACTTCCTCGAGGGCGGTGATGAGGAGTCTGAAGTAGTTCATCCAGGGACTAAACACTCGATTACCGAAGAAAAACCGATTGCCCAGCTAGTTGAGACTCCTGAGTGA
- a CDS encoding NAD(P)-dependent oxidoreductase, with translation MNVVVTGGRGSSGRWIVELLAGPHNVTVLDRRLPDDEGHPAVGYRALDLTDAGSVFDTLTAINPDAVVHWAAIPVAGNHPGVDLFQNNTLAAHNVLSAAGRVGADVVQGSSDGAYGFFFAEETPVPDELPITERHARRPEDDYGLSKVVTEEIGKTIARRDGVSVASIRPSWIQIPGEYPCRSEDYVDDLAAGAGNYWSYVDVRDVAGLVEAALTADVTGHEAFNCVGPDNALGRPLVELMRDHYGRVPDDCTVEGDAAAYSTAKATAMLDWEPTRSWREAADADVDVPTV, from the coding sequence ATGAACGTTGTCGTGACCGGCGGCCGGGGGAGTTCCGGACGCTGGATCGTCGAGCTGCTCGCTGGACCGCACAACGTAACAGTCCTTGATCGTCGACTCCCCGACGACGAGGGCCATCCGGCTGTCGGGTACCGTGCGCTCGATCTGACAGACGCCGGGAGCGTCTTCGACACACTCACCGCCATCAACCCGGATGCAGTGGTCCACTGGGCGGCGATTCCGGTAGCTGGGAACCATCCCGGTGTAGATCTGTTCCAGAACAATACGCTGGCGGCACACAACGTCCTCTCGGCGGCCGGCCGCGTCGGCGCTGACGTGGTGCAAGGCTCATCCGATGGCGCGTACGGGTTCTTTTTCGCCGAGGAGACCCCCGTGCCGGATGAACTCCCGATTACGGAAAGGCACGCACGCAGGCCCGAGGACGACTACGGGCTCTCGAAGGTTGTGACCGAGGAGATCGGGAAGACAATCGCCCGTCGGGATGGCGTCTCGGTGGCGTCGATTCGCCCCTCGTGGATACAGATTCCGGGTGAGTACCCCTGTCGGTCCGAGGACTACGTCGACGACCTCGCGGCCGGCGCGGGCAACTACTGGTCGTACGTTGACGTCCGAGACGTAGCCGGCCTCGTTGAGGCCGCGCTCACCGCAGATGTCACGGGGCATGAGGCGTTCAACTGCGTCGGCCCCGACAACGCACTGGGCCGGCCGCTGGTCGAACTCATGCGGGACCACTACGGCCGTGTGCCGGACGATTGCACGGTCGAGGGGGACGCCGCGGCGTACTCGACAGCCAAAGCCACAGCGATGCTGGACTGGGAGCCGACCCGTTCGTGGCGTGAGGCTGCCGATGCGGACGTGGACGTGCCGACAGTCTGA
- a CDS encoding NUDIX hydrolase, translated as MDEELAWETLDAETAYACPGFDVVREDVRFPDGTEGAFDYVQHGESVIVLPFTADGDVVVIEEWRQPVRRINYGLPAGTMEDEDDDPTVAAARELREETGYEADTFDHLYTGEPANGNTDYVFHYYVARGCEAAADQNLDHNESIRVDTADFDSLVQSVRDGTLRDSRSAVGIMYYALFER; from the coding sequence ATGGACGAGGAACTCGCCTGGGAGACGCTTGATGCAGAGACCGCATACGCCTGTCCGGGGTTTGATGTCGTCCGTGAGGATGTCCGCTTCCCTGACGGCACGGAGGGAGCGTTCGATTACGTGCAGCACGGTGAGAGCGTCATCGTGCTCCCGTTTACCGCCGACGGCGACGTGGTCGTTATCGAGGAGTGGCGACAGCCAGTCCGTCGAATCAACTACGGTCTGCCTGCCGGAACGATGGAAGACGAGGACGATGACCCAACCGTCGCCGCCGCCCGCGAACTCCGCGAGGAGACGGGCTACGAGGCCGATACGTTCGACCATCTCTACACGGGCGAACCGGCCAACGGCAACACCGATTACGTGTTCCATTACTACGTCGCACGCGGCTGCGAGGCGGCGGCCGACCAGAACCTCGACCACAACGAATCGATTCGGGTCGATACTGCCGACTTCGATTCGCTGGTCCAGTCGGTACGCGACGGCACGCTCCGTGACAGTCGGTCTGCCGTCGGTATCATGTACTATGCCCTGTTCGAGCGCTGA
- the arcS gene encoding archaeosine synthase subunit alpha yields MTDYFEVHERDSAARVGELRLADSVTTPALVDDVDTETPGDCRHVLADAGSRWSTERDAPDGDDSLLTVLPHRGLPAGTPDEVAEAFAVDYPDVEFPSAAVVSPDTATNHGSDAYVLAGAPGYVGHASAFVDAVTTVRETIPADTALYLPGVATPRNVATLVYAGVDLVDPDRAVIRGTEGRYLTTDEAYFLEDLDELPCACPACQKPRDEFDREDCAEHNVNALAAELRRVRRRIRDGRLRDYVEGQARQDNWLTATFRRLDQGYGYLEERTPLIRRADLSAASDDSLRRVEIQRFAERVTDRYVPRFDDRPLVLVPCSARKPYSDSQSHKQYHDAIKWRAHVVSMTSPIGVVPQELELTYPAQHYDSVVTGDWTATEIEFVSRVLERYLEGTDYPEIIAHVPGEGYRDICERVADSLDREFTYTVTDHPTTADSLGNLAAELEGWDRYPKREREHNTIRAVADYQFGDGAGDELFDDLSTQGRYPQLRADDADGEQLAALAQQYGVLSLTTAGARRWVESDVPTKTVEIEPFVPHGSVLAPGITDASDDIRVGDDVVIQGDAAFGVGRAQMSGPEMRSSTRGIAVQMRHVDER; encoded by the coding sequence ATGACCGACTACTTCGAGGTCCACGAGCGCGACAGCGCCGCGCGAGTGGGTGAGCTGCGCCTCGCCGACTCCGTGACGACGCCGGCGCTGGTCGACGACGTGGACACTGAGACGCCGGGCGACTGTCGACACGTCCTTGCTGACGCCGGAAGCCGCTGGTCCACCGAGCGAGACGCCCCCGACGGCGACGACTCGCTGCTCACTGTCTTGCCCCACCGCGGACTCCCCGCCGGCACGCCCGACGAAGTCGCCGAGGCTTTCGCCGTCGACTATCCGGATGTCGAGTTCCCGAGCGCGGCCGTTGTTTCCCCTGATACCGCGACCAACCACGGCAGCGACGCCTACGTTCTCGCTGGTGCGCCCGGCTATGTCGGGCACGCGTCGGCGTTCGTCGATGCCGTTACGACCGTCCGTGAGACAATCCCCGCGGACACCGCGCTCTACCTGCCCGGCGTCGCCACGCCGCGAAACGTCGCGACTCTCGTCTACGCCGGTGTCGACCTCGTGGACCCCGACCGCGCCGTCATCCGTGGGACTGAGGGCCGGTATCTCACGACCGACGAGGCGTACTTCCTCGAAGATCTCGACGAACTCCCGTGTGCCTGTCCAGCCTGCCAGAAACCACGCGACGAGTTCGACCGCGAGGACTGCGCCGAACACAACGTCAACGCGCTCGCCGCGGAACTCCGACGCGTCCGCCGCCGGATTCGTGACGGTCGTCTCCGAGACTACGTTGAGGGACAGGCCAGACAGGACAACTGGCTCACCGCGACGTTCCGACGACTGGACCAGGGGTACGGCTATCTGGAGGAGCGAACGCCGCTCATCCGGCGGGCCGACCTCTCGGCGGCCAGTGACGACTCGCTCCGGCGGGTCGAAATCCAGCGCTTCGCCGAGCGCGTCACCGACCGCTACGTACCACGGTTCGATGACCGCCCGCTCGTGCTGGTCCCGTGCTCGGCACGGAAACCCTACAGCGACTCCCAGAGCCACAAGCAGTACCACGACGCCATCAAGTGGCGCGCCCACGTCGTCTCGATGACTTCGCCTATCGGTGTCGTTCCGCAAGAACTCGAACTCACCTACCCCGCACAGCACTACGACTCCGTGGTCACGGGCGACTGGACCGCCACTGAAATCGAGTTCGTCAGCCGCGTGCTCGAACGCTATTTAGAAGGCACTGACTACCCGGAGATTATTGCCCACGTTCCCGGCGAAGGCTACCGCGACATCTGCGAGCGCGTGGCCGATTCGCTGGACCGGGAGTTCACCTACACGGTCACCGACCACCCAACGACGGCGGATTCGCTGGGGAACCTCGCCGCCGAACTGGAAGGCTGGGACCGCTACCCGAAACGAGAACGCGAACACAACACTATCCGCGCTGTCGCTGACTACCAGTTCGGCGACGGCGCGGGCGACGAACTGTTCGACGACCTCTCGACACAGGGCCGGTACCCGCAACTGCGCGCCGACGACGCCGACGGGGAGCAACTGGCGGCGCTCGCCCAGCAGTACGGCGTCCTCTCGCTCACGACCGCCGGGGCGCGCCGCTGGGTCGAGAGCGACGTTCCGACGAAAACCGTCGAGATAGAACCGTTCGTCCCCCACGGCTCGGTGCTTGCGCCGGGGATTACGGACGCCAGCGACGACATCCGCGTCGGCGATGACGTGGTGATTCAGGGTGATGCGGCCTTCGGTGTCGGTCGCGCCCAGATGAGCGGCCCGGAGATGCGGTCCTCGACGCGCGGTATTGCCGTCCAGATGCGACACGTTGACGAGCGGTGA
- the tgtA gene encoding tRNA guanosine(15) transglycosylase TgtA, translating to MTNFEVRQYDAAGRLGELTVPRAGVTVETPTILPVVNPHVQTVAPATLASEFGAEILITNSYILHGSDDLREPVLEQGLHDLLGFDGAIMTDSGSFQLAEYGDIDVTTEEILEFQHEIGSDIGTPVDIPTPPDVDRERATEELKTTQERLEHAATVDTGEMLVSAPVQGATYPDLRERAAADAVSTGLDVFPLGAVVPLMNEYRYADLADVVAACKRGLGEVGPVHLFGAGHPMMFAMAAALGCDLFDSAAYALYARDDRYLTVQGTELLDELSYFPCHCPVCTDHTPAELDAMDPDQREELLARHNLHVTYGEIRTVKQAIRSGNLMELVDSRARGHPEMLDGYRALLDHAEQLERTDPVSKDAFFYTSTESARRPEVRRHQDRLERLPVEGEEVLLTEGSSSAQYDESWGVLPPFGPYPRELADTYPLTAETPARTDRAAYEAAATGVRRLVELHPDVSFTLVHDDWPATALNRVPDRVRLRDLHARD from the coding sequence ATGACGAATTTCGAGGTCCGCCAGTACGACGCCGCGGGCCGGCTGGGCGAGCTAACGGTGCCACGGGCCGGCGTCACCGTTGAGACGCCGACTATCCTGCCGGTGGTCAATCCCCACGTCCAGACGGTTGCACCGGCAACGTTGGCGTCGGAGTTCGGGGCGGAGATACTCATCACGAACAGCTACATCCTGCACGGCTCCGATGACCTCCGTGAGCCTGTGTTAGAGCAAGGCCTCCACGACCTGCTTGGGTTCGACGGGGCTATCATGACCGACTCCGGGTCCTTCCAGCTCGCCGAGTACGGCGACATCGACGTGACAACCGAGGAGATTCTGGAGTTCCAACACGAGATTGGCTCGGATATCGGCACGCCGGTGGACATCCCGACGCCGCCCGACGTAGACCGCGAGCGAGCGACCGAGGAACTCAAAACGACACAGGAACGGCTCGAACATGCTGCTACCGTCGACACCGGCGAGATGCTCGTCAGCGCGCCGGTCCAGGGAGCCACTTACCCGGACCTGCGGGAGCGCGCCGCTGCAGATGCCGTCTCCACGGGACTTGACGTGTTCCCACTGGGAGCCGTCGTCCCGCTGATGAACGAGTACCGCTATGCCGACCTTGCGGATGTTGTTGCGGCCTGTAAGCGCGGGCTGGGGGAGGTCGGTCCGGTCCACCTATTCGGTGCGGGCCACCCGATGATGTTCGCGATGGCGGCGGCGCTGGGCTGTGACCTGTTCGATTCGGCGGCGTACGCGCTGTACGCCCGCGACGACCGGTACCTCACGGTGCAGGGGACGGAACTGCTCGACGAACTGAGCTACTTCCCGTGTCACTGTCCGGTCTGTACCGACCACACGCCGGCGGAACTCGATGCGATGGACCCCGACCAGCGCGAGGAGTTGCTCGCGCGACACAACCTCCACGTCACCTACGGCGAAATCCGGACGGTCAAGCAGGCGATTCGCTCGGGCAATCTCATGGAACTGGTCGACAGCCGCGCCCGTGGTCATCCGGAGATGCTCGACGGCTACCGCGCCTTGCTCGACCACGCCGAGCAACTCGAACGCACTGACCCGGTCTCGAAGGACGCGTTCTTCTACACCTCGACTGAAAGCGCTCGCCGGCCCGAGGTCCGACGCCATCAGGACCGGCTCGAACGCCTCCCGGTCGAGGGCGAGGAGGTGCTGCTGACCGAAGGCAGTTCCAGTGCACAGTACGACGAGAGCTGGGGCGTCCTGCCCCCGTTCGGTCCGTATCCGCGCGAACTCGCCGACACCTATCCGCTGACCGCGGAAACGCCGGCCCGGACCGACCGGGCTGCCTACGAGGCCGCGGCCACAGGGGTCCGACGGCTGGTCGAACTCCATCCCGACGTGTCCTTTACCTTAGTCCACGACGACTGGCCGGCGACAGCGCTCAATCGCGTGCCGGATAGGGTCCGCCTGCGCGACCTGCACGCCCGCGACTGA
- the trmY gene encoding tRNA (pseudouridine(54)-N(1))-methyltransferase TrmY, with product MRQFVIIGHDAPTTPEFSLDDLAGAAGRLDVLCRCVTSAFFLSHAIREDVRVHLVLSDEYTVTFEGSDLRRLNPDERSTAALIRKALEEREEAIGHIPVETSPGVSLTRRGFEGTLDDVARRGTVVKLHEDGDPIVGLAPPSDPVFVLSDHHDFRDEEAALLADRADERVSLGPKALHADHSITVAHNYLDTAGFERY from the coding sequence ATGCGCCAGTTCGTCATCATCGGTCACGACGCCCCGACGACGCCGGAGTTCTCGCTCGACGACCTGGCCGGCGCTGCCGGCCGGCTCGACGTGCTCTGTCGGTGTGTCACCAGCGCGTTCTTCCTGAGCCACGCCATCCGGGAGGACGTTCGGGTCCACCTCGTTCTATCGGACGAGTACACCGTCACGTTCGAGGGGAGCGACCTCCGCCGGCTGAACCCGGACGAACGGTCCACGGCGGCGCTGATCCGCAAGGCGCTGGAAGAACGCGAGGAAGCTATCGGGCACATTCCGGTCGAAACCTCGCCGGGCGTGTCGCTCACGCGACGGGGGTTCGAGGGGACGCTGGACGACGTGGCCCGCCGCGGAACCGTCGTCAAGTTGCACGAGGACGGCGACCCCATCGTCGGCCTTGCACCCCCGTCGGACCCGGTGTTCGTCCTCTCGGATCATCACGACTTCCGAGACGAGGAAGCGGCGCTGCTGGCCGACCGTGCGGACGAGCGCGTCTCGCTTGGGCCGAAGGCCCTCCACGCAGACCATTCGATCACGGTCGCGCACAATTATCTGGACACGGCGGGGTTCGAACGGTACTGA
- a CDS encoding archaeosine biosynthesis radical SAM protein RaSEA, whose product MSKPSPEVYEEGKGMDAHNSVMRDIRSRNDSTYDPREPTRVWLDEDNTPDGVYQSLTIILNTGGCRWARAGGCTMCGYVAESVEGGSVAHEDLMAQIQHCLDHESENSDEQSGLIKIYTSGSFLDEREVPAETRQAIAETFADRERIVVESLPDFIDEETVGDFVDVGLETDVAVGLETATDRVRHDCVNKYFDFADFEEASKAAQAAGAGVKAYLLMKPPFLSEAEAVEDMKRSVRRCAAVDGCHTVSMNPCNVQRYTMVEELYHDGGYRPPWLWSVADVLESTADEDVIVVSDPVGHGSDRGPHNCGECDDKVQRAIKDFDLRQDPSVFEQVECECEATWDAVIERERSYSLPLAR is encoded by the coding sequence ATGAGCAAGCCCAGTCCTGAAGTCTACGAGGAGGGCAAGGGCATGGACGCCCACAACTCCGTGATGCGTGACATCCGGTCGCGTAACGACTCGACCTACGACCCTCGCGAGCCGACCCGCGTGTGGCTCGACGAGGACAACACACCCGATGGTGTCTACCAGAGCCTGACTATCATCCTGAACACCGGCGGCTGTCGGTGGGCGCGCGCCGGCGGCTGTACGATGTGTGGCTACGTCGCCGAAAGCGTCGAGGGGGGCAGCGTCGCCCACGAGGACCTCATGGCACAGATTCAACACTGTCTGGACCACGAGAGCGAGAACAGCGACGAACAGAGCGGCCTCATCAAGATTTACACCTCCGGGAGCTTCCTCGACGAGCGCGAAGTCCCGGCGGAAACGCGTCAGGCTATCGCCGAAACCTTCGCCGACCGTGAGCGCATCGTCGTCGAATCACTGCCGGACTTCATCGACGAGGAGACCGTCGGCGACTTCGTCGACGTGGGTCTGGAGACAGATGTGGCGGTCGGACTCGAAACCGCCACCGACCGCGTCCGACACGATTGCGTGAACAAGTACTTCGACTTCGCCGACTTCGAGGAAGCCTCCAAGGCAGCACAGGCCGCCGGTGCTGGCGTCAAGGCGTACCTGCTGATGAAGCCGCCGTTCCTCTCCGAAGCCGAGGCCGTCGAAGACATGAAGCGGTCGGTGCGACGCTGTGCGGCCGTCGACGGCTGTCACACCGTCTCGATGAACCCCTGCAACGTCCAGCGCTACACGATGGTTGAGGAACTGTATCACGACGGCGGCTACCGGCCGCCGTGGCTCTGGTCGGTCGCCGACGTGCTGGAGTCGACCGCCGACGAGGACGTCATCGTCGTTTCGGACCCGGTCGGCCACGGCAGCGACCGCGGCCCGCACAACTGCGGCGAGTGTGACGACAAGGTCCAGCGCGCCATCAAGGACTTCGACCTCCGGCAGGACCCGTCGGTGTTCGAGCAGGTGGAGTGCGAGTGCGAGGCGACGTGGGATGCCGTCATTGAGCGCGAGCGCAGCTACTCGCTCCCGCTCGCTCGATAA